GATGGCAGACATTGCCTTCTTACTCCTCGTGTTCTTTATGGTAACCTCCGTATTAGATTCGGATCCAGACCTTCCCATCAATCTACCAGATGTTCCTGGTGGAGAACAGTTAAACAAAAAGATAGCCAATCTTTACTTAACTGCTGATGAAAAGAGAACTGTCTATTTCAACTCAGTCAAAATGGAACTTAACGAAGCAATGAGTGAAATCAGAGCTAAAATTTCCACTACACCTGACTTAAAAGTTTTGATCCACGCAGATCAAGATTTAACGTATGAAGAGTTGGACAATGTATTCGAAACTCTCCGAGAGATTGGAGCCTTAAAGGTTTCTCTCGTTACCAAGACCACTCAAGGTGGCGGGTTAAAAGGAAAGTAACGTGAACGGAACAGTTGTTACACAGAAAAGATCCAAACGCGAGAGAATCCATCGATTCATTGATCGATATAGAATCGAAACTGGCCTCGCCATTTCTGCCTTTGTCCAAGCCATCATCATTCTCTTTTGGTTCACTCCTCATTTGGAAACCGATAGTTTGGATGACCTTGTAGAAGAAGTCGCATTCATCGACAATGTCCAAATCCAGGAACCATCTACCGATTCCAAACCAACCGATGGTGATTTTGATCTTACTGACAAAGAAAAAGAAGAAAAAAAAGAAGACCCACGCATAGCTGGTGCTTCCGATCCTATTGTTTCTGGAGCTACCTCTCCTGTGGATCTATCACCTAACGTTCGCCCAGAATATACTTCTGATGCAAAGGCTCTTGGTGTCACAGGAACGATGACCTTAGAAGTGATCATTGGAAATACAGGTGAAGTGTTACGAGTCCGATCCGTAGGAAAACAGTTAGGTGGTGGTCTTGAAGAAGAAGCCATCAAAGTTTACCGAAGAAAAAGATTTTCTCCTTCCATCTTAGAAGGAAAAGCCATCACCGTAAAGGTGCTTGTTCCCATTCGATTTACTTTAAATTAAAATACCATTGGGGCGAATCCACCACCTCCGGTGGTGGACCGGGCTCTCCGCTGCAATCTGCATGTTATGCAGGATTTACGCTACGATCCCTTTCGCTATTCCGGTAATTCCAATACCTTGTCTTCTTCTTCCATTGGTTGTTTTGGAATTTCGATTTTTTCGATTCGGATTTCATGAACAAAATCAGAATCTTCAAACTTGTCTAAAATACTGATTCGTCTGGGGTATTGTTTGTCGTTCCAAACTTCATAGTATCCGTATTTGATCACACCTTTATAAAAACTAAAAAGTTCGCGATAGGTAAACTCCATCCATTCTAAGGCACCACTTGTTTTTTCAAAGTAACCAACGTATTGGTCTGTATCGGGAGTGGCATTCACCTGAACAGATGTAAAATATACCACTTCATAGTCTTGACCTAATTTTTGAGTTGGACCTGCATATTGAATGATGGGGTATTCTGTCAGTCGCCAAGGTAGTGTTAGATACAAACGAAGGGATTCTAAGTAAACTCGAACTTCATCGTCACCAGTAAAAACTTTTCCTGTATCAGCGGCAATTTGATAAGTATCTTTTTTAACAAGGCCAAGGATAAGACCTTTTTTTTCACCGCCGAGGAATTCCACTTCCATTGCATCTTTTTCAAAATCCAAATACACACGAAGCCTTTGTTCCGATTCTTTGATCGGTGTAAAAAATCGAACAAACTTAGAATGCCAAACATCCTTCAAAACAAATTGAATTTGTTTGTATCCTTTCCAATCTCCCGGCGTGAGTTCTTTCACTGGTGGACTCGTAATGATCGACAATCCCTTCTTTCTTAAGTCAGGATTGAAACCTTCTTTTTGTAAGGTGGGAGGGCGTAGGTCGGCCAAAGAACAAGAAATAAAAAATAAAGAAATAGAAATGAGTAAAACATGGTAACGAAACATTGATTCCAAAATGAAGCAAAAACGATCCTCTGTCAATAGGGAAAGTAAACCAGTCCACCTGAACTTAGGCAGAGATTGATAGGTTATCGAATTTTAAAAGAAGCGAATGAGAAATTAGATAAATATAGAATGAAGACTTAAAACAATGGAGAAACAGAGAGGAAAGGTCGGAAACCCGACCCTCTCTTTTTAAATGATACTTATGCTTTTGCAGCACCTGTTTTTTTGATAGATTCCGCAACTTCATTGATTTTTGCTTTTACGGATTCAATTTTTCCTTCAGGCATTTTTGCTTTGATTTCTTCAGCGATTTTGTTGTAGTTTTCTACGATTTTAGAACGAGTTTCGTCGTAGTTTTTTCCAGCAACACTAGAGAATTCTTTAATGTCTGTTAGGATTTTGTCAACGGATTGGCGAATCTTTACAGAATCTTCCGTATTGTCCAAAGCACCTTTGGATACTAATTCATTGTAAGTTGTTTCCAACTGAGTTTTTGCTTTTTCAAGACCTTCTTTTCCCGATTGGAAAAGTCCGATTCCTGCGTTAAGAATGTCCATGATTTGTTTTTCCATAATTTAGCTCCTGGTTTTCACCTATTTGTGCAATGCACAACACAGTTATGTGCGTTGCACAAATTTAGACAAGTACTTTTTCTAGGGGAAAATCGATTTTTTTTAGATTTTTTTCGTAGTCTCTTTTGCGATTCAATTCTAGAAAATTCTCCCAAAGAGGGAAAATGCCGCTATCCGCATCTCTTTCGGTTCGAATTCTGTGGATTTACGTCGGTCGGTGGTTACTTGAATTCAACTTCAGAAATGAAAACTCTAAATTTACCAAAGAAAATGCAGACTGAAATCAAAAACATTCCCATGATCCATTTAACAGATGTTCATGAGGATGACAAAAATCCTTATTTCTACGTTGGTCGTTTGGAAGAATTGCCAAATGAATTCCAGGACTTTGATAGTTCCCATAGACATTCTTATTTTGCGTTATTCTTTTTTACGGAAGGAGAAGGAACCCACTCCATCGATTTCCATACCCATTCGATTACAAACAATAGTCTTTTTTTCTTAAGGCCGGGCCAAGTGCATTCCTGGACTTTTTCCAAACCAGTGAAAGGTTTTGCCTTAAAGATTTATCCTGATTTCCTCTCCGAACATGGCGGGCAAGT
This genomic stretch from Leptospira meyeri harbors:
- a CDS encoding ExbD/TolR family protein, whose product is MLRRKRVAPSVPVSSMADIAFLLLVFFMVTSVLDSDPDLPINLPDVPGGEQLNKKIANLYLTADEKRTVYFNSVKMELNEAMSEIRAKISTTPDLKVLIHADQDLTYEELDNVFETLREIGALKVSLVTKTTQGGGLKGK
- a CDS encoding energy transducer TonB; its protein translation is MNGTVVTQKRSKRERIHRFIDRYRIETGLAISAFVQAIIILFWFTPHLETDSLDDLVEEVAFIDNVQIQEPSTDSKPTDGDFDLTDKEKEEKKEDPRIAGASDPIVSGATSPVDLSPNVRPEYTSDAKALGVTGTMTLEVIIGNTGEVLRVRSVGKQLGGGLEEEAIKVYRRKRFSPSILEGKAITVKVLVPIRFTLN
- a CDS encoding LBF_0142 family lipoprotein is translated as MFRYHVLLISISLFFISCSLADLRPPTLQKEGFNPDLRKKGLSIITSPPVKELTPGDWKGYKQIQFVLKDVWHSKFVRFFTPIKESEQRLRVYLDFEKDAMEVEFLGGEKKGLILGLVKKDTYQIAADTGKVFTGDDEVRVYLESLRLYLTLPWRLTEYPIIQYAGPTQKLGQDYEVVYFTSVQVNATPDTDQYVGYFEKTSGALEWMEFTYRELFSFYKGVIKYGYYEVWNDKQYPRRISILDKFEDSDFVHEIRIEKIEIPKQPMEEEDKVLELPE
- a CDS encoding phasin-related domain-containing protein → MEKQIMDILNAGIGLFQSGKEGLEKAKTQLETTYNELVSKGALDNTEDSVKIRQSVDKILTDIKEFSSVAGKNYDETRSKIVENYNKIAEEIKAKMPEGKIESVKAKINEVAESIKKTGAAKA